A region of Pan troglodytes isolate AG18354 chromosome 23, NHGRI_mPanTro3-v2.0_pri, whole genome shotgun sequence DNA encodes the following proteins:
- the NIPSNAP1 gene encoding protein NipSnap homolog 1 isoform X2: MVKEYLPKNFYSKDNEGSWFRSLFVHKVDPRKDAHSTLLSKKETSNLYKIQFHNVKPEYLDAYNSLTEAVLPKLHLDEDYPCSLVGNWNTWYGEQDQAVHLWRFSGGYPALMDCMNKLKNNKEYLEFRRERSQMLLSRRNQLLLEFSFWNEPQPRMGPNIYELRTYKLKPGTMIEWGNNWARAIKYRQENQEAVGGFFSQIGELYVVHHLWAYKDLQSREETRNAAWRKRGWDENVYYTVPLVRHMESRIMIPLKISPLQ; the protein is encoded by the exons ATGGTCAAGGAATATTTACCAAAGAA TTTCTATTCCAAGGACAATGAAGGCAGCTGGTTCCGCTCCCTCTTTGTTCACAAAGTGGATCCCCGGAAGGATGCCCACTCCACCCTGCTGTCCAAGAAGGAAACCAGCAACCTCTATAAGATCCAGT TTCACAATGTAAAGCCTGAATACCTGGATGCCTACAACAGCCTCAC GGAGGCTGTGCTGCCCAAGCTTCACCTGGATGAGGACTACCCATGCTCACTCGTGGGCAACTGGAACACATGGTATGGGGAGCAGGACCAAGCAG TGCACCTGTGGCGATTCTCAGGTGGCTACCCAGCCCTCATGGACTGCATGAACAAGCTCAAAAACAATAAG GAGTACCTGGAGTTCCGAAGGGAGCGGAGCCAGATGCTGCTGTCCAGGAGAAACCAGCTGCTCCTCGAGTTCAGCTTCTGGAATGAGCCACAGCCCAGAATGGGTCCCAACATCTATGAGCTGAGGACATACAAGCTCAAG CCAGGAACCATGATCGAGTGGGGGAACAACTG GGCTCGGGCCATCAAGTACCGGCAGGAGAACCAGGAGGCAGTGGGCGGCTTCTTCTCACAGATAGGAGAGCTCTACGTGGTGCACCATCTCTGGG CCTATAAAGACCTGCAGTCTCGGGAGGAGACTCGAAACGCTGCCTGgaggaagagaggctgggatgaaaaTGTCTACTATACAG TCCCCCTGGTGCGACACATGGAGTCTAGGATCATGATCCCCTTGAAGATCTCGCCTCTGCAGTGA
- the NIPSNAP1 gene encoding protein NipSnap homolog 1 isoform X1, with protein MAPRLCSISVAARRLLGGPGPRAGDVAAAAAARFYSKDNEGSWFRSLFVHKVDPRKDAHSTLLSKKETSNLYKIQFHNVKPEYLDAYNSLTEAVLPKLHLDEDYPCSLVGNWNTWYGEQDQAVHLWRFSGGYPALMDCMNKLKNNKEYLEFRRERSQMLLSRRNQLLLEFSFWNEPQPRMGPNIYELRTYKLKPGTMIEWGNNWARAIKYRQENQEAVGGFFSQIGELYVVHHLWAYKDLQSREETRNAAWRKRGWDENVYYTVPLVRHMESRIMIPLKISPLQ; from the exons ATGGCTCCGCGGCTGTGCAGCATCTCTGTGGCGGCGCGGCGGCTGCTGGGGGGCCCGGGGCCTCGCGCTGGGGACGTTGCGGCTGCAGCTGCGGCGCG TTTCTATTCCAAGGACAATGAAGGCAGCTGGTTCCGCTCCCTCTTTGTTCACAAAGTGGATCCCCGGAAGGATGCCCACTCCACCCTGCTGTCCAAGAAGGAAACCAGCAACCTCTATAAGATCCAGT TTCACAATGTAAAGCCTGAATACCTGGATGCCTACAACAGCCTCAC GGAGGCTGTGCTGCCCAAGCTTCACCTGGATGAGGACTACCCATGCTCACTCGTGGGCAACTGGAACACATGGTATGGGGAGCAGGACCAAGCAG TGCACCTGTGGCGATTCTCAGGTGGCTACCCAGCCCTCATGGACTGCATGAACAAGCTCAAAAACAATAAG GAGTACCTGGAGTTCCGAAGGGAGCGGAGCCAGATGCTGCTGTCCAGGAGAAACCAGCTGCTCCTCGAGTTCAGCTTCTGGAATGAGCCACAGCCCAGAATGGGTCCCAACATCTATGAGCTGAGGACATACAAGCTCAAG CCAGGAACCATGATCGAGTGGGGGAACAACTG GGCTCGGGCCATCAAGTACCGGCAGGAGAACCAGGAGGCAGTGGGCGGCTTCTTCTCACAGATAGGAGAGCTCTACGTGGTGCACCATCTCTGGG CCTATAAAGACCTGCAGTCTCGGGAGGAGACTCGAAACGCTGCCTGgaggaagagaggctgggatgaaaaTGTCTACTATACAG TCCCCCTGGTGCGACACATGGAGTCTAGGATCATGATCCCCTTGAAGATCTCGCCTCTGCAGTGA